The following proteins are encoded in a genomic region of Clostridium kluyveri:
- a CDS encoding DUF4179 domain-containing protein: MDYKDELNKIEIPEEIDLIIEKAIRRAKNRHKNFVVKTAAVLAATLALFVVLNNISPTFAKYVDDTSTTIKNLFSKFNDRGINTAVKNGFVQGSFKDKNELSNSVSDKGITVTINQLAIDKNELIVGYTSKADNSYKWNDLNQEILQITDDSGRLLYDGRDFDEIMNDKKNTGKTYDQIVFYNGSSKIFIDEGNFKSSRKKQMIMGFASTGSTKLSTIPKSINIKFTYCSDRDIMSVRDYYRHGYVYRIFHKSPKIVNGNWSINIKIDDKFINAKEIKYIKAQETSENSSIKIDSVNLYPISAYGSFFISNDWTFKNPYLQDDEGNIYECKESGTGYNNGGVKEITANFQSPYFKNVKKLYLGFTYKKNGVDKNIKIELKQK; encoded by the coding sequence TTGGATTATAAAGATGAATTAAATAAAATAGAGATTCCAGAAGAGATAGATCTAATCATAGAAAAAGCAATAAGAAGAGCTAAAAATAGGCACAAAAATTTTGTTGTAAAAACTGCTGCAGTGCTAGCAGCAACCTTGGCCTTATTTGTAGTATTAAATAATATTTCTCCTACTTTTGCTAAATATGTAGATGATACCTCTACGACAATAAAAAATCTATTTAGCAAATTTAATGATAGGGGAATAAATACTGCTGTTAAAAATGGCTTTGTACAGGGTAGTTTTAAAGATAAAAATGAATTGAGTAATTCAGTTTCAGATAAGGGAATTACGGTGACAATTAATCAGCTTGCTATAGATAAAAATGAACTTATTGTAGGCTATACTTCTAAAGCCGATAACAGTTATAAATGGAATGATTTAAACCAGGAAATACTGCAAATTACAGATGATAGTGGAAGGCTATTATATGATGGAAGAGATTTTGATGAAATTATGAATGATAAAAAAAATACAGGAAAAACATATGATCAGATAGTTTTTTATAATGGTTCCAGTAAAATATTTATAGACGAAGGAAATTTTAAAAGTTCCAGAAAAAAACAAATGATAATGGGATTTGCATCTACAGGAAGCACGAAGTTAAGTACCATTCCAAAGAGTATTAATATTAAATTTACTTACTGCTCTGATAGGGATATTATGAGTGTGAGGGATTATTATAGACATGGCTATGTTTATAGGATTTTTCATAAGTCCCCCAAAATAGTCAATGGAAACTGGTCCATAAATATAAAAATAGATGATAAATTTATAAATGCTAAAGAAATTAAATATATAAAGGCACAAGAAACAAGTGAAAATTCTTCTATAAAAATAGACAGTGTAAATTTATATCCTATTAGTGCATATGGCAGTTTTTTTATATCGAATGATTGGACATTTAAAAACCCTTATCTTCAAGATGATGAAGGTAATATATATGAGTGTAAAGAATCTGGAACAGGGTATAATAATGGTGGAGTTAAAGAGATAACAGCAAATTTTCAAAGTCCATATTTTAAAAATGTAAAAAAACTGTATTTGGGATTTACTTATAAGAAAAATGGTGTAGATAAAAATATTAAAATAGAATTGAAGCAGAAGTAA
- a CDS encoding sigma-70 family RNA polymerase sigma factor: MNVETLVKSAKSGDENAFCELMKINKEILYKTAYLYTKNKHDSLEILDEAVYKAYVSIKKLKEGKYFNTWIMRILINECINYLNKKKRVALLGINIANIYKGSREDKNLEDRLDLYKAIDKLDGKLKVVIILRYFEDLTVSQISDILECPIGTVKTHIHKAIKKLKIELEV; encoded by the coding sequence ATGAACGTTGAGACATTAGTTAAAAGTGCAAAAAGTGGTGATGAAAATGCTTTTTGTGAACTTATGAAAATTAATAAAGAGATTCTGTACAAAACTGCCTATCTTTATACGAAAAATAAACATGATTCATTGGAAATATTAGATGAGGCTGTTTATAAAGCCTATGTATCAATTAAAAAATTGAAAGAGGGCAAATATTTTAATACCTGGATTATGAGAATACTCATAAATGAATGTATAAATTATTTAAACAAGAAGAAAAGAGTTGCTCTTTTGGGTATTAATATTGCTAACATATATAAGGGAAGCAGAGAAGATAAAAATTTAGAAGACAGGTTAGATTTATACAAAGCTATTGATAAATTAGATGGCAAATTAAAAGTAGTAATAATACTTAGATATTTTGAAGATTTAACTGTTTCACAAATATCAGATATACTGGAGTGTCCTATTGGTACAGTAAAGACCCATATCCATAAGGCTATAAAAAAATTAAAAATTGAATTAGAGGTGTAA
- a CDS encoding thymidylate synthase — translation MSIADKQYLHIVRNILENGYHDQNRTGIPTFKLPHQIMQFDLSSEFPILTTKFVAFKTAVKELLWIYKEQSNDVRKLQEQNVHIWDEWMREDGTIGKAYGYQVAKFKQIDNLINTLMTDPQSRRMIISLWNIEDLPDMALYPCCYETLWDVKENTLNCMLVQRSGDFPIGVPFNMCQYAVLIHLIAHVTGLKPGLFTHVINNAHIYENQVEGMKLQLTRENNAYDPPKLWINPEIKNFYDFSIDDIKLINYKHHEKISMEVAV, via the coding sequence ATGAGTATTGCAGATAAACAGTATTTACATATTGTAAGAAATATTTTAGAAAATGGATACCACGATCAAAACAGGACAGGTATTCCCACATTTAAACTTCCCCATCAAATTATGCAATTTGATTTATCCTCGGAGTTTCCCATACTCACTACCAAATTTGTAGCTTTTAAAACAGCAGTAAAAGAACTTCTGTGGATATACAAGGAACAATCAAATGACGTAAGAAAACTGCAGGAACAAAATGTACACATTTGGGATGAGTGGATGAGGGAAGATGGTACCATAGGAAAAGCTTATGGTTATCAGGTTGCAAAATTCAAACAAATTGACAATTTAATAAATACCCTAATGACAGATCCTCAAAGTAGAAGAATGATAATATCTTTGTGGAATATAGAAGACCTACCAGATATGGCGTTATACCCTTGTTGTTATGAAACTCTCTGGGATGTGAAAGAAAATACATTGAACTGTATGTTGGTACAAAGAAGTGGAGATTTTCCAATAGGCGTTCCTTTTAACATGTGTCAATATGCAGTTCTCATTCATTTAATCGCTCATGTAACAGGGCTTAAGCCTGGACTTTTTACCCATGTTATAAATAACGCCCACATTTATGAAAACCAAGTTGAAGGTATGAAACTGCAGCTTACAAGAGAAAATAATGCTTATGACCCACCAAAACTCTGGATAAATCCAGAAATTAAAAATTTTTATGACTTTTCTATAGATGACATAAAACTTATAAACTATAAGCACCATGAAAAAATCAGTATGGAGGTGGCTGTATAA
- a CDS encoding dihydrofolate reductase, translating into MLNIIVAVGENYVIGHNNKLIWHISRDLKRFKKITYGKTVIMGRKTFESLPSILPNRKHIVITRDHSYNVKDENVLVVNNIEDVLRYVDSDEEAFVIGGGEVYKQLLPYCSRLYLTKIAAKKDGDTYFPEFDKDNYSIIECEKHNEDNMEYSFVTLEKHT; encoded by the coding sequence ATGCTAAATATAATTGTAGCCGTTGGTGAAAATTATGTAATAGGACATAATAACAAACTCATATGGCATATATCAAGGGACTTAAAAAGATTCAAAAAAATCACCTATGGTAAAACCGTTATAATGGGAAGAAAAACTTTTGAATCTCTTCCAAGTATACTTCCAAACAGAAAACATATTGTCATTACAAGAGACCATAGCTACAATGTTAAAGATGAAAATGTTCTAGTAGTAAATAATATTGAAGATGTTCTGAGATATGTGGATTCTGACGAAGAAGCCTTTGTAATAGGAGGCGGAGAAGTTTATAAGCAGCTGCTCCCCTACTGCAGCAGACTATATTTAACTAAAATAGCTGCTAAAAAAGATGGAGACACATATTTTCCTGAATTCGACAAAGATAATTACAGCATAATTGAATGTGAAAAACATAATGAGGACAATATGGAATACAGCTTTGTAACTCTTGAAAAACACACGTGA
- a CDS encoding LysR family transcriptional regulator, protein MRLEQLYYIVEVSQSKSISLAAERSYISQPAISSSIAKLELELGVALFKRTNKGMVPTEVGTNVIEKASNIIDQVEEIKNIARTNAVELTGNISIAVEPSFCNTIMVNILTTFKYKHPKVNLMVKVGESNDILHDVLSGKADISIILKTEQSIKSDEIIIQKLFKDKLMIITGKSFSQGNKKDISIRQALEQPLVLYNTGYETTCAISQILNKYGKLNIAYRFDNLNIIEEVVAGGTCIAFVPKFMMDYYKGANSINTLLINDASLEVEIIMVRNKRHRVSNIEKELINTIKSLCSMCEFRD, encoded by the coding sequence ATGCGTTTAGAGCAATTGTATTATATAGTAGAGGTTTCTCAATCTAAATCTATTTCTTTAGCAGCTGAACGTAGTTATATATCCCAACCTGCAATTAGTTCATCCATTGCAAAATTGGAACTTGAATTAGGCGTTGCATTGTTTAAAAGAACTAATAAGGGAATGGTACCTACGGAAGTGGGAACAAATGTAATAGAAAAGGCATCCAATATTATTGACCAGGTAGAGGAAATAAAGAATATTGCAAGAACCAATGCTGTAGAGCTTACTGGAAATATTAGTATTGCAGTTGAACCCAGCTTTTGTAATACAATAATGGTAAATATACTTACAACTTTTAAATATAAACACCCTAAAGTGAACCTTATGGTAAAGGTTGGAGAATCCAATGATATTTTACATGATGTTCTCTCTGGAAAGGCAGATATAAGCATAATTTTGAAAACGGAACAATCTATAAAATCTGATGAAATTATTATACAAAAATTATTTAAAGATAAACTTATGATAATTACAGGTAAAAGTTTTTCACAGGGAAATAAAAAAGATATTTCCATAAGACAGGCATTAGAACAACCTCTGGTGTTATATAATACTGGATACGAAACAACCTGTGCTATTTCTCAAATACTAAATAAATATGGAAAGTTAAATATTGCCTATAGATTTGATAATTTAAATATAATTGAAGAAGTTGTAGCTGGCGGCACATGTATAGCTTTTGTACCTAAGTTCATGATGGACTATTATAAAGGAGCTAATTCCATAAATACTTTGCTCATAAATGATGCTAGTTTAGAAGTAGAAATAATAATGGTACGTAATAAAAGACATCGTGTTTCAAATATTGAAAAAGAGTTAATAAATACCATTAAATCTTTGTGTTCAATGTGCGAATTTCGTGATTGA
- a CDS encoding thioredoxin family protein — protein sequence MKKLALKIIGEREFDKVIFESNTDSIVFFGAIRCKVCREQIPILEQVAYEYREKVKTYWIDVDKHEDLFYRFRLQGIPNIIIFSKGEVVEKIRGLNSRETLIKIIDKILYDSI from the coding sequence ATGAAAAAATTAGCATTAAAGATAATTGGAGAAAGAGAATTTGATAAGGTTATTTTTGAAAGCAATACGGATTCAATAGTATTTTTTGGAGCTATACGATGTAAAGTGTGCAGAGAACAAATTCCAATATTAGAACAGGTTGCTTATGAATATAGAGAAAAAGTTAAAACTTACTGGATAGATGTAGATAAGCATGAAGATTTATTTTATAGATTCAGACTCCAGGGAATACCTAATATAATCATATTTAGCAAAGGTGAGGTTGTAGAAAAAATTCGGGGACTTAATTCACGGGAAACTTTAATTAAAATAATAGATAAAATTTTGTATGACTCTATTTAA
- a CDS encoding ABC transporter ATP-binding protein, with the protein MNSIESGLVNETLEPGLNISLKNISLKYNQCGSHIQALENINLELYDNDFICILGSSGCGKSSLLNIIAGYEKPSKGIVSINGKVHVKPDPQVGVVFQQPNLLPWLNIEKNIEFGLKMKKLPKFKRTEIASHYLKLVGLEKFAKLLPHQLSGGMKQRAAIARTLAADPKIILLDEPFSALDALTREKMQRHIYFIWQKTQKCLFFITHDVDEALLLGSRIIIMHSNPGRIVKEYKNPLAKYKGEDFKVIRSRKEFSKMRECLIDEIQEDDGKEF; encoded by the coding sequence ATGAATTCAATAGAATCCGGATTAGTAAATGAAACATTAGAACCAGGTTTGAATATATCTTTAAAAAATATAAGTTTAAAGTATAATCAATGTGGCAGCCATATTCAAGCTCTTGAAAATATTAATCTTGAATTATACGATAATGATTTTATATGTATTTTAGGATCTTCAGGGTGTGGAAAATCTTCTCTTCTAAATATTATTGCTGGTTATGAGAAGCCATCAAAAGGCATTGTTTCTATCAATGGAAAGGTGCATGTAAAACCTGATCCCCAGGTAGGTGTGGTATTCCAACAGCCTAATTTACTGCCATGGCTAAACATAGAAAAGAATATTGAGTTTGGATTAAAAATGAAAAAGCTGCCTAAATTTAAAAGAACAGAAATAGCTTCTCATTATCTAAAACTGGTTGGTTTAGAAAAATTTGCAAAATTGCTTCCTCATCAGCTTTCAGGAGGCATGAAACAAAGAGCTGCCATTGCAAGAACTCTGGCAGCAGATCCTAAAATAATACTTTTAGATGAGCCCTTTAGTGCCCTTGATGCACTTACACGTGAAAAAATGCAGAGGCATATTTATTTTATATGGCAAAAAACTCAGAAGTGTTTATTCTTTATTACGCATGATGTAGATGAGGCACTTTTACTGGGCAGCAGAATTATTATTATGCATTCCAATCCGGGAAGAATAGTTAAGGAATATAAAAATCCATTAGCTAAATATAAAGGAGAAGATTTTAAAGTGATTAGATCCAGGAAAGAATTTTCAAAAATGAGAGAATGTTTAATAGATGAAATACAAGAGGATGATGGAAAGGAATTTTAG
- a CDS encoding glycine betaine ABC transporter substrate-binding protein, producing the protein MIIKKHLKIVLTFITIGILAFTVGCQNGSKSSDAEDNKPKQIRIGYMTSPNGELLAKATGAVEKKFPGIKISWIKFDAGRDIITAMASGSLDLGTIGTPPAASGIANDLPYYVYYIDDIIGDSEALVVKNNSGINSINDIKGKKIATTFSSTSHFSLLNALKLNGIKESDLTLLDMQMPDILAAWQRGDIEGGYVWETTKSKLIADGGKVIITSGDLAKKGAITGELSIVRKDFGDKYPEILKQYVSVLNDSVHQYKEQPEESAKALSKELGLSEEDTLKSMNEIIVLDAKDQVNEKYLGTSKKPGDFAKLLKSTGDYLVTQKAVKSSPDLSVYQKAILTKLYDEDNK; encoded by the coding sequence ATGATAATAAAAAAACATCTTAAAATTGTTTTAACATTTATAACTATAGGAATTTTAGCATTTACAGTAGGATGTCAAAACGGTAGTAAAAGTTCTGACGCCGAAGATAATAAGCCCAAACAAATTCGTATTGGATACATGACATCTCCAAATGGAGAACTCCTTGCGAAAGCCACGGGCGCTGTGGAAAAGAAATTTCCAGGCATAAAAATTTCCTGGATAAAATTTGATGCAGGCCGTGATATAATTACAGCTATGGCCAGCGGATCATTGGATCTTGGAACCATAGGCACTCCCCCTGCAGCATCTGGAATAGCAAATGATCTTCCATACTATGTATATTATATTGACGACATTATAGGAGATAGTGAAGCTTTAGTGGTAAAAAACAATTCTGGAATAAATTCAATTAATGATATAAAAGGAAAGAAAATAGCTACTACTTTTAGTTCAACTTCCCACTTCAGTTTATTAAATGCGTTAAAATTAAATGGTATTAAAGAGTCTGATTTGACGCTTCTTGACATGCAGATGCCTGATATATTGGCTGCATGGCAAAGAGGAGATATTGAAGGGGGCTATGTATGGGAGACAACTAAGTCCAAGCTTATAGCTGATGGAGGAAAGGTTATTATAACATCTGGGGATTTAGCTAAAAAGGGAGCTATTACAGGTGAGCTTAGTATTGTTCGTAAAGATTTTGGAGATAAATATCCTGAAATACTTAAACAGTATGTCTCAGTTTTGAATGATTCTGTACATCAATATAAAGAACAACCAGAAGAATCTGCTAAAGCTCTTTCAAAGGAATTAGGATTATCAGAAGAGGATACACTTAAATCCATGAATGAAATAATTGTTCTTGATGCTAAGGATCAGGTAAATGAAAAATATCTTGGAACCTCAAAGAAACCAGGAGATTTTGCAAAATTATTGAAAAGTACTGGAGATTATCTGGTAACGCAGAAGGCAGTAAAATCTTCACCGGATTTATCCGTATATCAAAAAGCTATATTAACAAAGTTATATGATGAAGATAACAAATAA
- a CDS encoding ABC transporter permease subunit produces the protein MLKKIFNLLKTNIVKHRYKLVSIISVVVVFLLWYIGSKFNWFNPVFLPSPGAVWSVFVETLKEGYKGYPLYFHIFASMRRLFTALFLAFITAVPLGLAAGSSRLLLAILDPFIEFYRPLPPLAYYTLLVLWFGITDVSKVILLFLSAFAPLFITAVFSVKKIPQDRINGCRSLGASKFKLFVYVIFPSCLPDLLTGFRTAVGVAYATLVAAEMVAAVSGIGWMVLDASKFLRNDVVYMGIIIMGIIAIFIDACIRLVLRKISPWIEAEDRL, from the coding sequence ATGTTAAAGAAAATATTTAATCTATTAAAAACTAATATCGTAAAGCACAGATATAAACTGGTTTCTATAATATCAGTTGTTGTAGTATTTCTGCTCTGGTATATAGGCAGTAAATTTAATTGGTTCAATCCTGTATTTTTACCATCCCCAGGTGCTGTATGGTCTGTATTTGTTGAAACTTTAAAGGAAGGATATAAAGGATATCCTCTATATTTTCACATATTTGCAAGTATGAGAAGATTGTTTACTGCTCTGTTTTTAGCTTTTATAACAGCTGTGCCATTAGGGCTTGCAGCTGGAAGCTCTAGGTTGCTGCTTGCTATATTGGATCCATTTATTGAATTTTATAGACCACTTCCTCCTCTTGCTTACTATACACTTTTAGTATTGTGGTTTGGCATAACTGATGTTTCTAAAGTAATACTTCTATTTTTAAGTGCATTTGCACCTCTTTTTATTACTGCAGTATTCAGTGTAAAAAAGATACCCCAAGATAGAATAAATGGATGCAGATCTCTTGGAGCATCTAAATTTAAATTATTTGTTTATGTTATATTTCCATCTTGTTTGCCAGATTTGCTTACAGGGTTTAGAACAGCAGTAGGAGTGGCATATGCTACATTGGTAGCTGCAGAAATGGTAGCGGCTGTTTCTGGAATTGGCTGGATGGTATTAGATGCCAGTAAGTTTTTAAGAAATGATGTGGTATACATGGGAATTATAATTATGGGTATAATTGCTATATTTATTGATGCTTGTATTAGGCTTGTCTTAAGAAAGATTTCACCCTGGATTGAAGCAGAAGACAGATTATAA
- a CDS encoding thioredoxin family protein, with protein MDREFISSINEDNFDNLTFENNTPAVVFFNAERCKVCNIMHLIIEEMAENYYNKLNVYSVDVDKHDALAQRFRLSGIPTLLIFKGGEIVEKITGFHNRDALDKIIKTAIDNIENKFTI; from the coding sequence ATGGATAGGGAATTTATTTCAAGTATAAATGAAGATAATTTTGATAATCTAACTTTTGAAAATAATACTCCTGCAGTGGTATTTTTTAACGCGGAGAGATGCAAAGTATGTAATATAATGCATCTAATTATAGAGGAAATGGCTGAGAATTATTATAACAAATTAAATGTTTATTCAGTTGATGTGGATAAACATGACGCATTAGCACAAAGATTCAGGCTAAGTGGCATACCTACTCTTTTAATATTTAAAGGAGGAGAAATAGTAGAAAAAATTACTGGTTTTCATAATAGAGATGCACTGGATAAAATAATTAAAACAGCAATAGATAATATAGAGAATAAATTCACTATTTGA
- a CDS encoding alkaline phosphatase family protein has protein sequence MEYGFDSGLLKAETIWEAYARQGKKSILFNYPTAWPPKTQNDIYVDGTSIYTNLRGYVDYEKVYSCIEGDFPIKEIPHVLDNTGTDCRVEGEVSSIKADISKSEYDGYGYTPSDIVTSEADGESSADIPNSDKVITPIKAADGWKNAPNKSKEVILPVNNGMTRRYGLIVAEDGKNYNKIKIYVSKQDDNPIGETEVNQWSHWIYDNYRINGKITKVAYKIRVIDLKSDGSKLTFYYSFALDLYNGKYFYPSEIGREIYDEVGPMLQPANYDRLNETADKIMLESITEMYDWHVKAIDYLLDNKEWDLLYLHMHGIDMYNHFYLDYTFKEVSREYKRYQELIYKIYELSDNFIGEMLKRLDGDTAIFIVSDHGGVGKNPYTEYPLIGDMWGINTGIMGDMGYTKLKEVNGKLQIDWEKTTAVSQRAAFIYINLKGRDPEGIVEPEDYDRLVQKIIDDLYNYRDPKTGKRIISFALNRNDMEVLGLGGENSGDIFYILEPEFTRCHGNGLSNHTLLGYSMKALFAAVGAGIKRGVSIDRNVGVEDIVPTISYLTGVSVPKNTEGGIIYQALEE, from the coding sequence TTGGAGTATGGATTTGATTCAGGATTATTAAAAGCAGAAACTATATGGGAGGCTTATGCAAGGCAAGGTAAAAAAAGTATATTGTTTAATTATCCTACAGCATGGCCACCTAAGACCCAAAATGATATTTATGTAGATGGTACAAGTATTTATACAAATTTAAGGGGATACGTAGATTATGAAAAAGTATATAGCTGTATTGAGGGTGATTTTCCTATAAAAGAAATACCTCATGTGCTGGATAATACTGGTACCGACTGTAGAGTTGAAGGTGAGGTATCCTCTATAAAAGCAGATATAAGCAAGTCTGAATACGATGGGTACGGGTATACTCCATCTGATATTGTGACTTCAGAAGCAGATGGTGAATCATCTGCAGATATTCCAAATTCAGATAAGGTAATCACTCCTATCAAAGCTGCTGATGGATGGAAGAATGCACCTAATAAATCAAAAGAAGTTATTTTGCCAGTTAATAATGGTATGACAAGGCGATATGGATTGATAGTAGCAGAGGATGGAAAAAACTATAATAAAATAAAAATATATGTCAGTAAACAGGATGATAATCCAATTGGAGAGACAGAGGTAAATCAGTGGAGTCACTGGATTTATGACAATTATAGGATTAATGGCAAAATCACTAAAGTAGCTTATAAAATAAGAGTAATTGATTTAAAAAGCGATGGAAGTAAGCTGACCTTTTATTATTCATTTGCACTTGATTTATACAATGGAAAATATTTTTATCCATCTGAAATAGGCAGGGAAATATATGATGAAGTTGGACCTATGCTGCAGCCAGCCAATTACGATAGGTTAAATGAAACTGCGGATAAAATTATGCTTGAGTCCATTACGGAAATGTATGATTGGCATGTAAAGGCTATTGATTACTTGTTAGATAATAAAGAATGGGATCTTTTGTATCTTCATATGCACGGCATAGATATGTACAATCATTTTTATTTGGATTATACATTTAAAGAGGTTTCTAGAGAATATAAGAGATATCAGGAGTTGATATATAAGATTTACGAATTAAGCGATAATTTTATCGGGGAAATGTTAAAACGGCTTGATGGAGATACTGCCATTTTCATTGTTTCAGATCATGGTGGTGTTGGTAAAAATCCATATACAGAATATCCTCTAATAGGAGATATGTGGGGCATAAATACTGGAATAATGGGAGATATGGGATATACAAAATTAAAAGAAGTCAATGGGAAACTCCAGATAGATTGGGAGAAGACTACAGCGGTTTCACAGAGGGCTGCATTTATCTATATAAATTTAAAGGGAAGAGATCCTGAGGGAATTGTAGAACCAGAAGATTATGACAGATTGGTACAAAAAATAATAGATGATTTATACAATTATAGAGATCCCAAAACAGGTAAAAGAATAATAAGTTTTGCTTTAAATAGAAATGATATGGAGGTTTTAGGACTTGGAGGGGAGAATTCAGGAGATATATTTTATATATTAGAACCTGAGTTTACCAGATGCCATGGAAATGGGTTAAGCAATCATACACTGCTGGGCTATTCTATGAAAGCATTATTTGCAGCTGTAGGGGCCGGCATAAAGAGAGGAGTTAGCATTGATAGAAATGTTGGGGTGGAGGATATAGTTCCAACTATAAGCTATTTGACTGGAGTGTCTGTTCCTAAAAATACAGAAGGCGGCATAATATATCAGGCATTGGAGGAGTAA
- a CDS encoding peptidoglycan-binding domain-containing protein, translating to MPKSVQAQQVTKDNLNNFIWIWQLQNEVNQYGSIEALISHLKSIGITNVCIKYHEGASYTGGGINFKNDYLKYYDAFKAARFAVGTWGYNYFNYPGTEANIIVEALQNSDYYIYDPEVDVSNKWTASANVCATVRRSTNKLIGYSTFPIATYHQDIPYSVFNQYCDFTSPQIYWGELQWSAPKAIERTKSDYASLGLTLPIYPSIQTYGVTTDSYSTFKNYGFKFFGAWDLDEADNAFYSGLNGSTTALTKVTTDALKESIANLQYDCNLVHGTSLLVDGIAGTKTLNTLNSYPIEINSNNVVNQWLQQKLIQWGYLGKGNGTGYWTQACFQAITELQKNWGRSTDGIIGKDTWTIFLTN from the coding sequence ATGCCCAAAAGTGTTCAAGCACAGCAAGTTACAAAAGATAATCTAAATAATTTCATATGGATATGGCAACTTCAGAACGAAGTAAATCAGTATGGAAGCATAGAAGCCTTAATATCTCATTTAAAGAGCATTGGTATAACTAATGTGTGCATAAAGTATCATGAGGGTGCAAGCTATACAGGTGGCGGCATAAACTTTAAAAACGATTATTTAAAATATTATGATGCATTTAAGGCGGCTAGATTTGCGGTTGGTACTTGGGGTTACAACTATTTCAATTATCCCGGAACAGAAGCAAATATAATAGTGGAAGCTTTGCAGAATTCAGATTATTATATTTACGATCCCGAGGTAGATGTAAGTAATAAATGGACAGCTTCAGCAAATGTATGTGCTACAGTAAGACGTTCTACCAATAAGCTTATAGGCTACAGCACATTTCCTATAGCTACTTATCACCAAGACATTCCATATTCAGTGTTCAATCAATATTGTGATTTCACTTCTCCACAGATTTATTGGGGTGAATTGCAATGGAGCGCGCCAAAAGCCATAGAAAGAACCAAAAGTGATTATGCATCATTAGGTCTAACACTCCCAATATATCCAAGCATACAGACCTATGGAGTTACCACAGATTCATACAGCACTTTTAAAAATTACGGATTTAAGTTTTTTGGAGCGTGGGATCTAGATGAAGCAGATAATGCTTTTTATAGTGGATTAAACGGGAGTACTACAGCACTAACTAAGGTCACTACAGATGCGCTGAAAGAAAGTATTGCTAATCTGCAATATGATTGTAATTTGGTGCATGGTACAAGTTTGCTTGTAGATGGTATTGCAGGGACTAAAACTCTTAATACTCTTAATTCTTATCCTATAGAAATAAATTCTAACAATGTTGTTAATCAATGGTTACAGCAAAAATTAATTCAATGGGGGTATCTAGGGAAAGGCAATGGCACTGGTTACTGGACACAAGCTTGTTTTCAGGCCATCACAGAACTTCAAAAGAATTGGGGTAGGAGCACTGATGGTATCATTGGCAAGGACACATGGACAATATTTTTAACAAATTAG